CCTTGGGGAAATCGGGAATGTCGCGGATGTAGCTCCTCAGGTCCATGACGCGCTCCTTTTACTTTGCATCCGAATTGGATACCCTCCGCAGAGGGTCCGAGGCGGCACCGAGCCGCCCCCGGAGCTTCTACTCGGGAACACGAATGGTTGTCAAAACGTCACGCCACCCAATCAGCGGCTCATGAATCGACTATGAATCCAAGCTCCTGTGATTACATCATCCATGCCGCCTGGCTCATAACCCAGGATCATGAACGACGCGTCATTGAGAACGCCGGTGTGGCCGTCTCCAACGGCCGCATCCTCGACGTCGGCGTCTGGGATGATATCAATAGAGAATACGAGGGAGACGAACTCCTGCCCGGCCGCGAACTCCTGGTCATGCCCGGGCTCGTCAACGCTCACACCCACGCGCCCATGACGCTGTTCCGCGGCCTGGCCGACGATCTGCCGCTCATGGAATGGCTCCAGACCCATGTGTTTCCGGTGGAGCAGAAGCACACGCCTGAGTCCGTATACTTCGGCGCCCTGCTTGCCTGCGCGGAAATGACGCGCTTCGGCGTCACCACCTTCTGCGACATGCACTTCATGGCCGCGGATGTCTGGAAGGCGGTGGATGATTCCGGCCTGCGCGCGCTTGTGGGGGAGGCGATTTTCGGATTTCCCAACCCGTCTTATGCGAACTTCGAGGAAGCTTGCATTGCAGTTGAGCATCTGATCTTCAAGCATCACGGCGGATCCAGCCGTATTGCCCCCATTCTCGCCCCCCATTCGGTGTACACAACCACACCGGACATGCTGACAACGACGTACCAGTATGCCGAAGACAATAATCTCAAATGGATGATCCACCTGGCAGAGACGCAGGCTGAAACCGCGGAATGCGTGCAGAAACACGGCAAGCGGCCCCTGGCCTACATCGATTCCCTGGGCTGCCTCGGCCCGCGCACGGTCATCGCCCATGGTGTGGACCTGGAGCCGGACGAGCTCGATCGCATCGCCAAGGCCGGGGCCGGCGTGGTCCACTGCCCCAAGTCAAACATGAAGCTCGCTTCCGGCGTGGCCCCGGCGCCGGCCATGCGCGCCCGCGGCGTGCGCACCGCCCTGGGCACGGACGGCGCCGCCTCCAACAACACCCTCGGCTTGTTCACAGAGATGCGCTACGCCGCCCTGCTGCACAAGGCGCACACCCGGGACGCCACGGTCATGGACGCGCAATCCGTGCTGGACATTGCCACCTGCGAAGGCGCCCGGGTGCTCGGCCTGGAGAAAGGGACCGGCGCCATCACGCCCGGCTCGCCCGCCGACATCATCGCCCTGGACCTCACCCGGCCGAACCTGCGGCCCTGCTACAATCCCGTGTCCCATGTCGTGTACGCGGCCGAGGGCGGCGAGGTCTGTATGACTATGGTGGCGGGTGAAGTTCTCTACAAGGACGGCGCGTTCACGCGCATCGACTACCCTGCGCTGCTGGACAGGATCCGCACGCTGGGCGGATGGGTCCGCGAGATAAACAGGGGTTCGGCATGAACCACGAATCCCCCCTGCTCTTCACCGCGCGCTGGGTCCTTGGCCCGGAAGGCGTCATCGAAAACGGCTGCGTGCATATCGCGGGCGGACGTATTC
This DNA window, taken from Oceanidesulfovibrio indonesiensis, encodes the following:
- a CDS encoding amidohydrolase family protein; this translates as MNPSSCDYIIHAAWLITQDHERRVIENAGVAVSNGRILDVGVWDDINREYEGDELLPGRELLVMPGLVNAHTHAPMTLFRGLADDLPLMEWLQTHVFPVEQKHTPESVYFGALLACAEMTRFGVTTFCDMHFMAADVWKAVDDSGLRALVGEAIFGFPNPSYANFEEACIAVEHLIFKHHGGSSRIAPILAPHSVYTTTPDMLTTTYQYAEDNNLKWMIHLAETQAETAECVQKHGKRPLAYIDSLGCLGPRTVIAHGVDLEPDELDRIAKAGAGVVHCPKSNMKLASGVAPAPAMRARGVRTALGTDGAASNNTLGLFTEMRYAALLHKAHTRDATVMDAQSVLDIATCEGARVLGLEKGTGAITPGSPADIIALDLTRPNLRPCYNPVSHVVYAAEGGEVCMTMVAGEVLYKDGAFTRIDYPALLDRIRTLGGWVREINRGSA